The Malus sylvestris chromosome 12, drMalSylv7.2, whole genome shotgun sequence genome contains a region encoding:
- the LOC126592488 gene encoding pyrroline-5-carboxylate reductase-like, which produces MAGGGEVEVKPIDKEAFNLGFIGAGNLAASVAIGLVNQGILPPSRIFTAHRNPESRLDFTSVGIQVYQNNHQVAEECDVIIFSVKPQILKEVILDLRPLLSQNKLLVSLAVGHKLKALQEWAGHCRFVRVIPSTASVIGEAATVMHLGEAATVNDSELIADLFGAVGKVWKMDEKLSDAAAAIGGAGTAFAYIAIEAMADGGVAAGLPRKISLSLASQAFYGAAAMVMKTGKHPGQLKDQVASPGGTTIAGIHELEKGAFRASMMNAVVATTKRSHEMGQ; this is translated from the exons atggCAGGAGGtggggaagtggaagtcaaacCAATTGACAAGGAAGCCTTCAATTTGGGGTTCATTGGAGCTGgtaacttggcagcaagtgtgGCCATCGGATTGGTCAACCAGGGGATTCTACCACCTTCTAGAATTTTCACGGCTCACCGGAATCCAGAAAGCCGGCTGGATTTTACATCTGTTGGAATTCAGGTTTATCAGAACAATCATCAG GTAGCTGAAGAGTGTGATGTAATCATTTTCTCAGTGAAACCTCAAATAC TTAAGGAAGTAATCCTGGACTTACGGCCGCTACTTTCACAAAATAAACTTCTTGTGTCGCTTGCTGTGGGACACAAATTGAAAGCTCTACAG GAATGGGCCGGTCATTGTCGATTTGTTAGAGTAATCCCTAGTACCGCTTCTGTCATCGGTGAAGCAGCCACAG TTATGCACTTGGGTGAAGCTGCAACAGTAAACGACAGTGAGTTAATAGCAGACCTATTTGGAGCTGTTGGCAAGGTGTGGAAAATGGACGAGAAATTGTctgatgctgctgctgctatTGG tGGTGCTGGTACAGCATTTGCGTATATAGCAATAGAAGCTATGGCTGATGGAGGTGTAGCTGCAGGCTTACCACGAAAAATTTCTCTGAGTCTTGCTTCTCAAGCT TTCTATGGAGCAGCAGCCATGGTGATGAAAACAGGAAAACATCCAGGTCAGCTGAAAGACCAAGTTGCTTCACCTGGAGGAACCACCATTGCCGGGATTCATGAGCTTGAGAAGGGCGCATTTCGCGCAAGCATGATGAATGCGGTTGTTGCTACAACAAAGCGTAGCCATGAGATGGGTCAATGA